The genomic segment GCTTGCAGTGTAGAGTTATAGAGACCAGGAAGTGAGGGCACATACGGGCATTCGAATCAGCGGTAGACACAGCGAAGTCCTCTGGGAATGCCGATACGTCGAGTGAAGATACAAACGTGAGGTTCACAGCCGATGATTGATCACACCCAGATCTTGAACAGCGATGCCGATACGAACAGAAACATAGGCATGTTAGACGGAGATGAAGTCGACACGGAGACTTGAAAGGCGCGTCTGCATTTGCCGACAGCCGAGCATTCAAATCGCATTcgtcgtccttttcttctctctcccagcTGTGTTCATACCCCGACCTCATCTCTCCTGCGGTCCTTTCCTAGCATGCTCCCCAGCGGCTCCCCCCTCCACTATTTTTCGACTTTTgactcgtttcttcttcagagtcgCTCGCGTTCTTTTCTACCTTCCCTCTTCCCCCGAATCGCCTTCTGCCCACTGTATCCTTCCTCCCggtttcctctgcctctgatCATTcttttgtctgtctcctccgcctcgcATACGTGCTCTCAAAACTTTCTAGTGGCGTCGAGTCCTCGCACCAGATAGCCCCGTTCTCCGTCGACTGCCTTCACAAGCCCAATCCGCGTTCTGTcctgaaaacacagaaatcAACTCCCGGTGTaccctctctgcttcctctcgcggGCGTCTGTTCTCTGCCGGCTCTACTATTCAATCGCGATTTCTGCGCCGGCATCTGCGAGCGTTTTCCGGACTTCCTCGGCTTTGCCTTTGTCGACTTGTTTGAGGATTGTGTTCGGCAAGGCATCGATCACCGCCTTGGCTTCTTTCAGCCCAAGATCTGTTCGCACTGTTCTGAGCGTCTTGATGACAGCAATGCGCTTCTCGAGCGGAACAGCTTTGATGACGACATCGaactgtgttttctctggagCAGGAGCGTCCGCgttgtccttctcctctgcttcagcAGCCGCTGAACTCGCCCCTGGCCCTGCGACAGGCAGCCGCGCAGAAACGCCGAAAGTCGTCTCGATGAGAGAGACAAGTTCAGCTGCTTCGACCAGAGTGAGTTTCTTTATTTCCTCTAACACAGCTTGCGCGCGCGGCGAAGCAGCCTGAGGTACGGACCCGGGCGGTTCTGCAGCAAgcgcagagagggaagggtggcgaggagaaggtgCAAAGAAGGACGACGACGCCGGAGAGGccagagagacggcggagTAACAAgcgggaggcgaagacggaggaaaagcaaaggagagaagtTGCTGCATCCGCgacggtgaagaagagacaacgacGGGAAGCGGAGccctcgagaaaaaaacgctcGACAAACGGCGGCAGTCGGACGAGTCTAACGGACGCGCGtcttgtcgctctctcgagGGCATGAATCCAGCAGCGCAGAGTGTGCGCGggggacgaagagacacagagagaaggcgagagccgTTTTCATCCGGAAAAACAGCGGCGCAAGCAAAAGCTGGAGAACGCCGATAcactgaggagacagacagccttgaggaagaagcgttgaagagaagaggcagttCCCGGTTCTCTTGACGCTCCGTGGCAGCGCGAGCCGAGTTTCGAGtgccggagagaaaagagaaaagtggagaaaagaaggactTGTGTTGAGAGACAGCTGGGGCAAGaggacgaaaagaaggactCCAGTGTGAATACGAAACAGGGGAAACCGAAGCATTCGGAggtgaaaaaagagagacatccTCCGAGGCGTCGACAAAGAACAGCGGCGGAACGCTGCTCTGCGACTGTCTCTCGGACGGGGAAGCCACACCTgtggaagggagaaaggaggaaaaagaagacagaagagacaaagtcTGGGGCTGTAGTCCTGCAGGTGAAATCTGACGAGCGAAACAATGTAAATAAACGGGAAGTGCAGAGGAGGGGTCAACAGCGGTGGGAGGTcccagaaacaaagaaagaagcagacagagccTGAGACCAGTTAGGAGAGTTCCTTTTCGGCGACGAAACCAGGAGGCCTCTACAGCTGAGGCTCTCTGCACCTCCCCCTTCTTGCCATGGAAACCACAAGAGATGGGAGCAGTCTTGTGAGGCCGAGCTATCGGCTTCGGCTTCTTGTTGGGTCGcggacaagaagagaaaacaacaaaGTCCGACCAGAGAGAGCGGGAGGACAGACGGCTGTCCGTAGTGGGAGCCATCCGAGAAGCGCCAGAAGGCGCGAagtctggagagagagagggcatTCTTGGCACTCGGTGAAACAGACTGTCGGAGAGCCAGTCTCAATAgcgggaaggagacgagcgaACGCAGGGTTACAGAAGGGCGCCTGCCTCAAGAAAATCGCCTAATGAGTTGATGAGAaggagcggaagaaggacTGGGGAGTCCGCACCGAGAAAGCTGTCCCGCACCGTGCCCCATCGAACTTTTCCACTTCCAGCAGAGAAATGCATGTTGCCGCATGCCTCGAGGCAAGAAAGCGGTCACTTCGAATGGAAAACCGGTTCACTGGAAGGAAAAATCAGTTccacgagaagagagagggcgtTTCCTGAGGGTATCATCCTCTCcaaacaaaaagaaaaaggcgcGACATGTATGAGAGAGTCAAACCCAGCACGAGGAAAGGTCCATTTCCCCAGCGTCAGTGTGTACGGGTCTGAGAAATCGGAGTTTCAAGATGCACACCTTAGCAGTGCCTCgtccttgtctctgttttgcCAGGCCAACGGTTTCAGCGCAGAAAATCCGCCCGTGAGACATGCAGGAGGGAAAACGTGCAAAAAACTCAAAACGATTGCAAGAACCGACACCAACGGAGGAACATTGCGTCTCGGGGCACAaagccgctgcatgcagactgtTGGCTGAAGACAGCGCATCAAATGGAGTTAGCAAGAACCGACACAGGACGGAGCATGGAAGATTCGAGTGTCTCCAACCCACTGTTTAGTTCAAATTCAGGGAAAAGGAAACCCGTCAACTCTTGTGTCGACGCCATGCGCTTGCCAAGACAAAAAAATgccgcctgcatgcgccactgGAATGCCGGCTGGCGCGTTCAGCTGTCGGCGGGAGAAAACACTTTACGATGTAGTCGAGCACGAACTGGATTTTCAGTATTGTGCCGAAGCAACACACGTAATCGATGAAGGTGTGCTTTCTTGATTGCGGGATACTTCATTTTTCCCATCTGTGGCAGAAGAAATCAGTGCTTCGTCCAGTAGAGGTATCATCTTGGTCGCACGAATGTGCCTCATGGTGAGAGGGATTCTTGATCGAAGTCTAAGCCTCTGAACAGTTCTGGGTACGATTGCGTCTTTGGCATGTTTCGTGAGTTGCTTACTGGTTGGGGCAATAAACCAGATAGTTTGTGTCCAATCTTGTTGGCCCTCTAGACGCGACACACAATATGAAGACAAATCGAGTGCTGCACTCGAGATCCAAGCTAGGATGTGGTGCCGTGTAGAAACGGTATCCAGGCCTTGTTGCTCCACGTGTTGCTATATAAAAATATTGGGCGTGTGTCTGTCACCTGGCAGGCGCAAACATGGCTTCCCTCTGTCAGCTTCCGCCATTGTTGTTGTCAGGTCGTGAATATTTGTGTGAGAGAACTGCTCTCGAGGACAGTGACACGAAGGCAACACGACTAGCGGTCGTGTTGGTGTTTCTCCGCTGAAGCCGCTGGCTGGCGGAAGAGGTCTGCATAGATATTCGTGAAACAAACGTGGTTTTCGTCTGTTGCTTAACGCTCGCATTGCATCCACAATAACGCGTGGCTCGGTTGCGAGTCCGCGCAAGCTGCCGCAGGGACCCAGGAACTGCAGCTAAGAGGCGAGTGGCTGCCGAAATTCTGTGGTCCTCAGTTAACGTTCCACTACACGCGCGAAGACCCCGTAGACAGAAAGATGCGGCAGTCTGGAGAGGCCGCTCGTATGGCACACTGTAGGTTTGATCCCATCTCGGCGCATAAGAGTTACTGTCTGCCTCGTGGGCatgaggaaaaggaaactgtATAGAATCTAATTTGTTGCTGTACACCTTCAATCCCGGTGGACTGTGTAAGACAGCTGAACGCTGGGCACCAGAGAAATGCGAATTTCGAATTCACCCACTTCTGCAAGATCGCTTTTGCGTCACTCGAGCCTCAGAATGGAAAACACAGCGGCAACGTGTGCCAAGGTTCGGTCGTCTGTCTCGTGTGTGCCGTCCATAATCGTCTCTCTGGTCACGCAGTAGCCACGATCTTCAAACGCTCGTCGCCATTCTTCCTGGCTCCAGGCTGGGCACTCTTGGTCTTTGGAGCcaaacaaaaagaaaatcTTCACCTGCGAGGATAAACACAGCGAAGCGGCGTGGACAATCAGCAGCCAAGTTCACTATGCAAACGCTCCATATTTTATAGGGTTCCTAGGCAATTCGCTCACCTGCTTGGCATGACTATCAGCTCGGCCGACAAGGAACTGTAGAACGCGCTCAGCTAAGAGAGGCGCCCCAAGACACACCACCGCCTCAACGGGAAACTGAGGAATGCAACAAACAAGCACATGGCAAATTCTTCCTATGTAGAGTTTGCAGGGATGTTGATCCGTTCTGCGTGGCACTCTGGAGaaacactgcatgcgcgattTGTTTGACGGTCGAGCCAATGACGAAAGCAAACACACGCGTGAGCTGACACGACATGGTATCTGGACATCTGAACCCGGTTTGGCTTTTGGTGCTCCTGATTGCTGAGCTACCGTAGCTTTGGACGGTAAGGAATAATAGGAAACGAGTGGCAGCGATGTATGGAACCGAAACAATCGGTTTCTGGACTAACGTCGAGTTTTGTCAGGGCAGTTAGCAGGACGACCAGTGCGCCTTCGCCACTGCCAACCAGCACAACCGGACGTTTTTTCGAGCTCTTTCCCGCGGTGGGATTCCTCGCATTGTTGGATCCATTCGTATAGTCAATTTTCTCCTCGACCAAATCTGCTAGGAGGTCGCAGCTGTAAACAGGAGCGCGCCATTGGACAGACCCTCTAGTATGTTACCAAACACTCTATGTGCACCACAGAGGCTGCCTCAGATGGGGATACGTTTCCTAATTTGTGACAGTTCAACTCCATTTGATAAAGAGAGCAGGTCACAGCCTGTGTGGATGCGCCGAAACACTCCAGCAAGGTGTCGCggttcgtctttttctgcttaATGTTGAGATGCGCTGGTTGTTGCTTTTGACTGAGTCTACCTCCGCAAAGAAACTCTTCCTAAACAGTGAGACAGGCAATACTCTAAACAGTATATTCTCTCCACCAAAGCATGCGTGTTCTAACCTCGTCTCGAGATCCTTGAGGACTTCAATTTCTTCTGGAGTTACGTCGACGAGATCCCCGGTTGCACCAGAATGCGTACCACCTACGCGACTTCCAGCTTGGGAACGGTGCCGTTGTCCGAACAGCGGTCTGGTACCGGGTGATTTTTGGCGAGCTAGCAGATCAGACAACCTCGTAGTTGCCCAGCATGGGAGGTCGTCGCCATCCTACAAACAAACATTCTTATCCGCCACATACGCTTTGGGAGTTCCAACCAAAACATAAGGGGCAAACTGCAGTGACTTGCTACGGGAGAAACCGTAGTCACTATATACCATGTGACAGATGTGTCTACAGTAACGACTGTGTCCACTTTTAACGCGTTTTTGTCTGCTTGAGGATGGTTGTTTTGGTCGCGTGCTGGCCACTTTTTCTTCACGACCCCTTCTCATTTCCTGCAGTGGGTATGAGCAAGGCTACCGGCTGCGGTGAGAAACAGAACGGCCGAAGCTTACCACTGGGCACGTGAAGGGTCCGGTAGGAAAGACAAAGTGTGATCCGCGGAACGATTCCTTAAAGTGCTGTCTGTAGTGTCTCAATAGAATTCGGAGTTCCTCCGGCACTTCGCCGCGATCGTgagcgaagacacagagcgGCGCCAGCTCCACTTCTCCCGACCTATTCCCAAAACCTCTCTGTTCCGGTTCCAGCTCAACAAAAGCGAGACCTTCTCCATCTGATGAATAAAGCAACGGTTCCACAACCAGAGGCAACGCGAATTTAGACATGTTGGTAATCTGTCCCCAACGCACTCAACTACCGTCAAGTGGGGTCCCGTCGATTGTTCAATTTCAAGTGAGCTGGTTTTGTTTTCAGGAGCACGGTCAGCAACTGCCGATATTGCAGGTGCTGCGGAAGGACTCATCGGAAACTTGGACCAACTGGTGACCGTAACCCCCTGATGAGTCTCTCAAGATCACAGGACGATGACACGTGAACGGTCATGTCATGGAAAAGCGTTACAGCAGATTCCCGTGGACAAAGACCCTCTCACAGCGTTTCTCCTCAAGTAACAGCAAAGCGGGAATGACCGAGCTCAGCCTACCTGTCGTGGTTGCTGCCGAAAGGCTGGACCGCTCTGGCACTTTGTCCTCAGAAGCCAGTCTCGTGCTGCTGCTACCAGCGTTGCGGGCGTTTTGAACGAAAAGGGATTCTTGTGCCTGCCTGAGTTTCCTCAGTTGCAGAAAAGTTGAAACATAGCCCGGATTTAGACGAAATACAAGTGCCTCGTGACCACATCCTTGTTGTGTATATCTCTTCTGTTACCCCACAATTCTTCTTCATACCTCGGCCACCACATGCAATTCTAATAGATCCCAAGGAAAGGCCACACACGTGTAAACAGCTCCTTAAACCTCCGCCGATCACGTCCCAGGAACAATTTGAGAGACGTATTGTCAGTGCGTTCCTCTGAGGGACAACTACCCCTCTGCCCCCAAGCAGTTGTCCGACGTTCTAGATCCTCTTGCCACAAAACGCCGTGGTACTCAGTTATGTCTGGGTGAGGAAACATGACACAGCAACGACGCAAGTTAGAGGGGCATGCTTTGTAGGTGTGCTCACCTGGCCTGTTGCTCTCGAAgaagcttcttctgcagctcctctTCACATATCAGCCGCTCCGTCTccaaagaagcgaaagacagaATTGGTTGCCGGAGGCAGCTGCCGGTGGTTTCGTCGTCCAGCGCAAGCAGAGCACCTAAGACTGCATCGACCTGCAAATAGAACATCGCACAGCTCATGAAGAAAGAATGTAAATGCGCCAAGTCTTGAGGCGAGTACGTTGAGTTGCGTTTCACGTCAATCGACGGGTTGATCAATCAATCTGTGGAGATGCTCTAGAATTGATCCTTACCCCTGTCTCAGAAGTGAAGTCGATCGGCTCAGCTAGATCCACTACGAGCTTCCCTGCTCTGACAAGGGCGCCGACACTCTCTAGAGCGGACCTCATTTTCTGCTGATTGCGGGCGCTTTGTAGCCATCCATTGAGGTAGAAGGATTCCAGGCGAATGTTGCGGCTGAACGACAGGCAAGAAGCATTTAGGCGGCAGACACGCCGTGTGGATGCTGAGCGTACACTGGATTCTTAATCCAGGTACTGGAGGAATTCGAGTAGAACGGTCCACCAAAGCTCGTACCGTGTTGGTACCAGCGACTCTGTCCCTCTACCTAGGAACTCCCGGTAAGCACAACAACACTTgggaaaaacagagggcAACAGTGGTCACGCAACACCTCGCCAGGTTTAGCAGAATATTGCTGTCTGAAAAAGTGAAGTAGAGTCGTGTCGCTGCGTCggtgcttcctctgctgcccGTTAGTCACGCGTCAGGGTCGTATTGTAAAACGGAGTGTTTGTGATGTGCCGCCGCTCACACTCTCCCGTAAGCTTCATTAAGTTCCCCTCACCTCAACAGGTCGTTCCATGGGATGGCGCTGTTGTCGCGTGCCGGTGGAATCATTCCAGCTGCGTGGACGAGAACCACTTTTCCCCCACGAGCAATCCACGAAACCGCTGTAAGACCTCCCAGACTCCCTCCACTCAGTTCAAATGCAACCAGGGGGAGACTCTGCCGTTTCTTCGTCAGAATACGCGCAACGTTGACTCGGGGAGAAAAGACTTCTGCTGCTCCCAAAGATCGAAGGTATTCTGAGACATCCACCCCGCCCCCATTTTTCTGGGTCTGTGTCGTCTCAAAATGGTGCCGACCCGTCGAATTCTCCCTGCAGATACACGGAATGGGGTAAAATATGCTAGCAATACGTGTCGTTTCATCAGAGGATTGTTGCAGTCATCTTGAAGGCAAAACGCTGTGCCTCCCACGTTAACTCATGGGAATGCCCCGACTCGACAGGCGCACCTTGTCCGGGGATTCAGACGATACGACTCAGACAGAATTTCACTATGCGTCGAGTCGCATAAGGCAAATGATATGACGGATGCGAAGTCTCCAGACCGTCAGGGTCGTACGCGTTTGCTGATGAAACGAACCCAAATAATCCTCTTGAATGTACGAACGAGAAAGGCCTCCAGCGGGCTGGGTGGTGGGATAATCAGATTCATGAATAGAAAACGCACGGAGATACAGATTGTTCTGCTGTATCTTAGCTATCCTCACCTCACTACGCAGATGCATCGCAGACCCAGCAACCGACAGAATTGCACAATCATGTGTCCTACAAGACAGCCTGCATCATTCACGAGAACTGCATCGCCAGGTCTCAGGGTTCTTGTATGTTCCTGCAGAAGGTAATACGCTGAAAACAGATGCGGACAACAGAGAGGCAGCCAAGGGTTTTTTGGCGGACTGGTGACGCATCGGCTAGTTTCCTGGATGGCGGTTCTTTGCGCAAAAAGATTTTTGTTTGCGCATtcgtggaggagacagtgtTCACTCTGGCGCATTCTCTCTCCTAGTGTTTGTAGCCACACATGGGTGTCTTAGTTCGGCAAGGTCGTACTCACGCCTTTGATTGCTCACCGAGGAACAGTTCCTTAGCAACtgctgtttcttcagtgCGTGGAAAAGCATCTTTCGGGACAGTCATGAGGTCGCGCTCCGCACACACCGAAGCAGCGCGCCAGCAGCCGTGGTCGGCGCCAAGAGGAATGACGTAGTCACCGCGTCTAAGAACTTTGACGCCCCGGCCCACGTCAACTACCTCAGCGAGCCAGGAGCAACCGAGAACGATTTCTTGTGTTGAGTTATTCGATTCCTTTGACGGGCTGTAGTTCGTGACGGAAGCCTTCTGTTGAGGAGCCGCGGAAGAGGAACCACACAGTAGGGTTCAAATATGGATATAGCCATGACCGTGTGCGGGCGTGCAACACTATATTTTTGAACAGCTAACCGGCATGCTGCTCGACTTGAGCAGCGCTACACAGAAAAAGATAAACAAGTACCTGGAAATGCCAGCTATTACGACGTTCGTCTTCCGTTTGTGCAGCAGTTCCTAGAACATCACGACCGTCcctgaaaaacagacaaTATGAAAAGGGTGTCAAAGGGTCCCCTATGTCAAGACGTCAGACGGACCCCCCTGGAACTTGTCACTGATCTGCCTGATTCCTAAACCCGCGGAGATGGTGCTGTCTAAACGTCGTATCGTTGTTGTTGCAGTTGCAGAGGGGGCAGATGAGTTCGAATCGAATTAACACGAACAAAAGCAAGGAACATGACTACAGTTCTCTTGGTTGTCAGGTGAACCTACCGAATCATGACTAGATCGTAAGGGAGTACGGGGGCATGCAACACACGAACCAGGACTTCATCCCAGTCAAGGTGGGCTTTCAGATTTATGCGAGTCGCTTTGATCTGGCATTTATCGCAGATATCGGCGTCCTCCACGGAAGCTCTCAGGCGTCTCCTGAACTCCTTCTCATGTCCGTCAGTCTCATCGATGTGATGGTCCATGGGGCTACTATCGACAGCATCGCTATAGTGGCTGTTCTGGCCAGGTGTCGAAGCCTCTCCGACAATAGCTGAGACTGGCCACGTGCATTGATGCCGATGCAGTTCGTCCTCTTTGGGATGCAGCGCGGGACCCTGGGAGTTTAGAATGGTTTCATCGTTTACGACGTACAGCGAGGACGCgggacgagagcgaagccaCTGTTCAAACCCTTCAGAGTGGCTCACGGCCACTCCACCCCGGTCGAGACGGCGGAATAAATCAGTTGTTTCAGGTTCGATATCACGGAATAACGAGGCAGTGGTTTCGCTTGCATGCGGATACGCTTGTCCAATAGTGAAATTTTGCGAAGATCCGGACAGTCCTGCGTCCAGGTGAGTCTGTAAagggaacaagaagaacGCGGCAACCAGGGCTGTGTTGCCAGCGTTGTGGAGCCTGTCGCTGCTGAGATTTAAGTTTTTAAAGCCTCCGCGCCGTGCTCATGTGCACCATGGCACAAACCGTGCCGCGGTAAACCTGTGGCATTTATCAGTAGTTGTGAAACGTATTTATTGGTATAACGATGCATGTACATGCGTGCGTTCGTTGATAGACTATCCCGTGTGTCCATTGTCCCGCGGTGCTAGAGACACGATGAGGATGTGTGTTCCGGTCTCACTTCGTTAGAACGTGAGGTTGTTTCAGGCCCCTCTGTCTTGTAGAAGCTGGTTACAAAGCGGTGCTCCACGGCTGCCCGTCGCTTTTCTGAATGGGAATCGTCGCTGTTTGCGCCGATATGTCGGTTCTCTGCGTGCTGACGAAGCCAGTTGTCGTAGTCCTGTCGAGCGCGGGTGTCGCTAAGAGTTTCGAATGCATTTTGAATTTGCAGGTATCGCTCTTGATTCGCTTCCGCAGCACTGGAGTTTTTGTCGGGATGGTACACCTTCACCAAATGCCTGAATGCCTGTGAAAGCCAAGAAGAGGATACATTTCGAGAAAGGCTTTTTTTATCCGCGGTCGACCGGTGACGTCCTCACCGCAGatgttctcctctccaatGACATCATCGACGAATTTCATCGCCCTTTAATGCCTTCCAGATCACAGCACACAGTTGCACTTTCTGACGCTCTTGATGAAACGCACGTGTCTTCCAGATTCAAGAATTGGTGGTATGGTTGGCGTTGGTACTCGAACGTTCTTACAAGGTAATGGCAGGAGTAACACTTCCACATCTGGTGTGTTTTAACACGTCAGACAAATCGACAAGGAAGTTTACTTTTTGTACCTTTTTAATGTCATGGAGCGTCGCCTCAGGAGACAGACCAAGCACCTCGTAGTGCGTCTCAGTCCGATCCATTTTTACCGCAGATTTTGCTGCCAGCTAGTGTCGAATGGTTTATCTGGCGTTCGAAGGAACTGGTGATGCAACTGTTTTCGATGTTCGAAGCGGTGAACAAAAAATGACATACGGTATACCAAAACGCCCAGCTCCACGGTTTTCAACGCTTCAGCCATAGTCTGGGACtttggagacagaaacagccACGAGACAGTCCGGCCAAAAACTCAGATGTGCCTCTTCCTTGACCGTTGACCGGAGCTTATCAACTTTTCTACCGGAACCTCCACACCATCTGTCACTGGCATGACCAAAACCGCATTGTGATCTGAACGGTGACCACCCTTGTCTAGGAAATGTTGCGGACTTTCCTTTAAAGTGAAACGACTGAACATGGACGACAGCGCTCACCGAGGGGTGTGCATTAGATCTAAGTGATACTCCGAACGAAATTACAGATGCTTTTGGCTACGTCATTTTGCTAGGCCGACCGAAATTTTTCCCTCTCGCAGTCGGTTTGTCGAGAAGGCATCCTCACTTCACAAATGCCTGGTCACCTCATGCATTGCCCAGGCAGCTTGCCTACGCTCAGACAATTATGCCCACATCGTCTGTTCTGACATGGTCGTCATTTTTATTGATGGCGAATGCATTTGTTTTGCTGAACGCCATAGGTTCGAGACTGTTGCCGACGAAGTTGGTGTTTGTGTGTGGCATGAAATCGTTACCAGAGGATCTGGGCCGACACTATCAGCGGACACACTCGGCCCTGAAGGACTCGACAACTCCACAGCTCTCAGACACAGAACCATTTATTCGACTTAACGTCTGGGGAGGTTGTGCGGCGACCGGGACAGCGTGCTTCTGTTCA from the Toxoplasma gondii ME49 chromosome IX, whole genome shotgun sequence genome contains:
- a CDS encoding 50S ribosomal protein L12, putative (encoded by transcript TGME49_289230), with translation MPSLSPDFAPSGASRMAPTTDSRLSSRSLWSDFVVFSSCPRPNKKPKPIARPHKTAPISCGFHGKKGEVQRASAVEASWFRRRKGTLLTGLRLCLLLSLFLGPPTAVDPSSALPVYLHCFARQISPAGLQPQTLSLLSSFSSFLPSTGVASPSERQSQSSVPPLFFVDASEDVSLFSPPNASVSPVSYSHWSPSFRPLAPAVSQHKSFFSPLFSFLSGTRNSARAATERQENRELPLLFNASSSRLSVSSVYRRSPAFACAAVFPDENGSRLLSVSLRPPRTLCAAGFMPSRERQDARPLDSSDCRRLSSVFFSRAPLPVVVSSSPSRMQQLLSFAFPPSSPPACYSAVSLASPASSSFFAPSPRHPSLSALAAEPPGSVPQAASPRAQAVLEEIKKLTLVEAAELVSLIETTFGVSARLPVAGPGASSAAAEAEEKDNADAPAPEKTQFDVVIKAVPLEKRIAVIKTLRTVRTDLGLKEAKAVIDALPNTILKQVDKGKAEEVRKTLADAGAEIAIE
- a CDS encoding DnaJ domain-containing protein (encoded by transcript TGME49_289240), which produces MDRTETHYEVLGLSPEATLHDIKKAFRHLVKVYHPDKNSSAAEANQERYLQIQNAFETLSDTRARQDYDNWLRQHAENRHIGANSDDSHSEKRRAAVEHRFVTSFYKTEGPETTSRSNETHLDAGLSGSSQNFTIGQAYPHASETTASLFRDIEPETTDLFRRLDRGGVAVSHSEGFEQWLRSRPASSLYVVNDETILNSQGPALHPKEDELHRHQCTWPVSAIVGEASTPGQNSHYSDAVDSSPMDHHIDETDGHEKEFRRRLRASVEDADICDKCQIKATRINLKAHLDWDEVLVRVLHAPVLPYDLVMIRDGRDVLGTAAQTEDERRNSWHFQKASVTNYSPSKESNNSTQEIVLGCSWLAEVVDVGRGVKVLRRGDYVIPLGADHGCWRAASVCAERDLMTVPKDAFPRTEETAVAKELFLAYYLLQEHTRTLRPGDAVLVNDAGCLVGHMIVQFCRLLGLRCICVVRENSTGRHHFETTQTQKNGGGVDVSEYLRSLGAAEVFSPRVNVARILTKKRQSLPLVAFELSGGSLGGLTAVSWIARGGKVVLVHAAGMIPPARDNSAIPWNDLLSRNIRLESFYLNGWLQSARNQQKMRSALESVGALVRAGKLVVDLAEPIDFTSETGVDAVLGALLALDDETTGSCLRQPILSFASLETERLICEEELQKKLLREQQARQAQESLFVQNARNAGSSSTRLASEDKVPERSSLSAATTTDGEGLAFVELEPEQRGFGNRSGEVELAPLCVFAHDRGEVPEELRILLRHYRQHFKESFRGSHFVFPTGPFTCPVFPVEAVVCLGAPLLAERVLQFLVGRADSHAKQVKIFFLFGSKDQECPAWSQEEWRRAFEDRGYCVTRETIMDGTHETDDRTLAHVAAVFSILRLE